A stretch of Faecalibacterium duncaniae DNA encodes these proteins:
- a CDS encoding Mov34/MPN/PAD-1 family protein gives MEVVFSQRAIAAVMAETAEKIQTETGGLFLGKVIGDTWYVVESIDPGPNSIFEVAYFEYDQPYVQHLINKVAAIYQERLELIGLWHRHPGSFDQFSGTDDQTNHVYASMRPQGAISVLVNLDPDFRMTVYHVGQTYRNYQRISYEIGNERFPQELLKYRSVEDSLALMRRKCGRSEAGGTSNKKSIENFMEEVSSYLDMQITAPAMGMKQVVSEEQMTRMLDLLYADLEFLQEKNISVRVRWNENTLWLLPKSNNENEAVRFTDLTENKMLGAWREKVFYYHSGDLEKAWNDAHDTSDDKSPKENGRMEEIARRIVMFGVRKGN, from the coding sequence ATGGAAGTGGTCTTTTCGCAGCGGGCGATAGCGGCAGTCATGGCAGAGACGGCAGAAAAGATACAGACAGAAACGGGCGGTCTATTCCTTGGCAAAGTGATCGGGGATACATGGTATGTTGTGGAGTCCATCGACCCCGGTCCGAATTCGATTTTTGAAGTCGCATATTTTGAATACGATCAGCCGTATGTCCAGCACCTGATTAACAAGGTCGCTGCAATTTATCAGGAACGGTTGGAACTGATTGGGCTGTGGCATCGTCATCCGGGGTCTTTTGACCAGTTCTCGGGGACGGACGATCAAACTAATCACGTCTATGCGTCCATGCGGCCGCAGGGAGCAATCTCGGTTCTGGTCAATCTTGATCCGGATTTCCGTATGACGGTCTATCATGTGGGACAGACATATCGGAACTATCAGCGCATTTCCTATGAGATAGGAAATGAACGGTTTCCGCAAGAGCTTCTAAAGTATCGTTCGGTAGAAGATTCACTTGCTCTTATGCGGCGGAAATGTGGTCGTTCTGAAGCAGGAGGAACATCCAACAAAAAATCCATCGAGAATTTCATGGAAGAAGTATCGTCTTACCTTGATATGCAGATTACCGCACCGGCTATGGGCATGAAGCAAGTGGTCTCGGAGGAACAGATGACTCGGATGCTTGATCTCTTGTATGCTGATTTGGAATTTTTGCAGGAGAAAAATATCTCTGTTCGGGTCAGATGGAATGAGAATACATTATGGCTTTTGCCGAAAAGCAATAACGAGAACGAAGCTGTGCGTTTTACAGACCTGACGGAAAATAAAATGCTGGGAGCATGGCGTGAAAAGGTGTTTTATTATCATTCCGGAGATTTGGAGAAAGCATGGAATGATGCACATGACACATCAGATGACAAGTCACCGAAAGAAAATGGGCGAATGGAGGAAATTGCCAGACGTATTGTTATGTTTGGCGTGAGAAAGGGTAATTGA
- a CDS encoding plasmid mobilization protein: protein MTKTNVQSTPSNSQRYDTPNNKTHVIKFRVTAEEKMSLELTCKLLNLSLSTFIRRAIHNVKIEKTVIVAGGGEETLTAVSTLLAQCSKVGTNLNQLARHFNFGGADTEQIRAKILDELADLTAFRLNAEKLLGELYGNAQAYKL from the coding sequence ATGACCAAAACGAATGTTCAATCGACCCCTAGCAATTCCCAGCGCTACGACACGCCGAACAACAAAACGCACGTCATCAAGTTCCGTGTGACAGCGGAGGAAAAAATGTCACTGGAACTCACTTGCAAACTCCTGAATCTCTCCCTCTCCACTTTTATCCGCCGCGCCATCCACAACGTCAAGATCGAGAAAACGGTCATCGTTGCCGGCGGCGGAGAAGAAACCCTGACCGCTGTTTCCACTTTGCTTGCTCAGTGCAGCAAAGTGGGCACCAACCTCAACCAACTTGCAAGGCACTTCAACTTCGGCGGTGCAGACACCGAGCAGATCCGAGCGAAAATTCTTGACGAACTTGCAGACCTAACCGCATTTCGGCTCAACGCCGAGAAACTTCTGGGTGAACTGTATGGCAACGCTCAAGCATATAAGCTCTAA
- a CDS encoding relaxase/mobilization nuclease domain-containing protein: MATLKHISSKNSDYTAIEAYLVYQHDAFTGKQLLDEQGKPKLRDSYLLDTLECGDFSFATACLLANRKYGKNTQHGDIKSHQYIISFDPRDAADNGLTMEKAQALGLKFCSENFPGHPAIVCTHPDGHNRSGNIHVHIVIGSIRTREVERKPYMQKPRDWREGMKHSSTAQTMRHLRVEVMELCEGAGLYQIDLLNGSKERVSEAEYWARRRGQLKLDRENAALTTAGQQPRQKKFETVKDTLRRQISSVLHRATSFEDFSDRLLQQYGIAVKESREQLSYLPAGRTKFIRAKHLGDNYDKKAVFATLNANAEHKPKVQFKQDTIGKLIDIQAKLAKGKGTGYERWAKKYNLKAMAQTLILLQEKDLLNEDALNQRIAKLETKYHDALAVVKDLEGRMKFNKELRYQVAAYASTKIITQQLKAAKRPAAFEEQHRAELTAYRAAAAYFKANNITKLPSPKKLEAEYAQLASEKAKFYEQYKEAKEELLKLKTAKQNVASFFREEEPAQQER, translated from the coding sequence ATGGCAACGCTCAAGCATATAAGCTCTAAAAACTCGGACTACACCGCCATCGAAGCGTACCTCGTTTACCAGCACGACGCGTTCACCGGGAAGCAACTTCTGGATGAACAGGGCAAGCCGAAGCTGCGGGATTCGTACCTGCTCGACACCCTTGAGTGCGGCGATTTCTCGTTTGCAACAGCCTGTCTGCTGGCAAACCGCAAGTATGGCAAGAACACCCAGCATGGTGATATCAAAAGTCACCAGTATATCATCAGCTTTGACCCACGAGATGCAGCCGACAACGGCTTGACCATGGAAAAGGCACAGGCACTTGGCCTAAAGTTTTGTTCTGAAAATTTTCCCGGTCATCCTGCCATCGTCTGCACTCACCCGGATGGGCATAACCGTTCGGGAAACATCCACGTCCACATCGTGATTGGCAGCATCCGAACACGAGAGGTGGAACGCAAGCCCTATATGCAGAAGCCCCGCGACTGGCGCGAGGGTATGAAGCACTCCAGCACAGCCCAGACCATGCGGCACTTGCGTGTTGAGGTCATGGAGCTGTGTGAGGGTGCTGGTCTGTACCAGATCGACCTGCTCAACGGCTCCAAGGAGCGCGTGAGCGAAGCTGAGTATTGGGCGCGTAGACGCGGCCAGTTGAAACTCGATCGTGAAAACGCAGCCCTCACCACAGCTGGACAGCAGCCTCGGCAGAAGAAGTTTGAAACTGTGAAGGATACTTTACGGAGACAGATTTCGTCTGTATTGCACCGTGCCACGAGCTTTGAAGATTTTTCCGACAGGCTCTTGCAGCAGTACGGCATTGCCGTCAAGGAAAGCCGTGAACAACTCAGCTACTTGCCTGCTGGCAGAACGAAGTTTATCCGAGCGAAACATCTCGGTGACAACTACGACAAGAAAGCTGTGTTTGCTACCCTGAACGCAAACGCAGAGCACAAACCCAAGGTGCAGTTCAAGCAGGATACCATCGGGAAACTGATTGACATTCAGGCAAAGCTGGCCAAGGGTAAGGGCACAGGCTATGAGCGTTGGGCAAAGAAGTACAACCTCAAAGCCATGGCACAAACTCTGATCCTCTTGCAGGAGAAAGATTTGCTCAACGAGGACGCCCTGAACCAGCGCATCGCCAAACTGGAAACCAAGTATCACGACGCACTGGCGGTGGTGAAAGACCTCGAAGGTCGCATGAAATTCAACAAAGAGCTGCGCTATCAGGTCGCAGCCTATGCCAGCACCAAGATAATCACACAGCAGTTAAAAGCTGCCAAACGACCCGCAGCCTTTGAGGAGCAGCACCGTGCAGAGCTGACAGCATACCGGGCAGCAGCAGCCTATTTTAAGGCAAACAACATCACCAAGCTGCCCAGCCCGAAAAAACTGGAAGCCGAGTATGCGCAGCTGGCATCCGAAAAGGCAAAGTTCTACGAGCAGTACAAGGAAGCTAAGGAAGAACTGCTCAAACTGAAAACCGCAAAGCAGAATGTTGCGTCCTTTTTCCGGGAGGAAGAACCGGCGCAGCAGGAGAGATAA
- a CDS encoding helix-turn-helix domain-containing protein, whose translation MDYASFLRQRITELRMKRNVSEYQMSLELGQNKNYIQGISSGKALPSMTQFFNICDYFCITPEQFFSDHDRPELIDAISEGIQELSDADLELLLLFIRRLQRNI comes from the coding sequence GTGGACTATGCAAGCTTCCTTCGGCAACGAATCACAGAACTTCGCATGAAACGCAATGTTTCAGAGTATCAGATGAGCCTAGAGCTAGGACAAAACAAAAATTATATTCAAGGAATAAGCTCCGGAAAAGCACTTCCATCCATGACGCAATTCTTTAATATATGTGATTACTTTTGCATCACTCCAGAGCAATTCTTTAGCGACCACGATCGACCAGAGCTAATCGATGCCATCTCAGAGGGAATACAAGAGCTTTCCGACGCAGATTTAGAGCTTCTCCTTCTCTTCATCCGTAGATTGCAAAGAAACATATAG
- a CDS encoding ThiF family adenylyltransferase, protein MLENFFGEEIEKTVFLSAAQMREAHPGPVRGKYFKDTAIFNIFPPELSERGEFLGQILPEGFEPNAKGFCGVARQEKIQFYFDGKPINAEPYELHQNIFSRNKGILETDKMDHKRAVILGCGSVGSLVAMELARSGVGHFLLADPDVMEYHNICRHQCGIEDVGDLKINALKRKLLNINPQIDVQIFEGIVQNIPKAMLDDFCVKGETVFVGCADNRGADVYANRISIYYGAAFLSVGFWERAYAGEIFYHIPDRGMPCYACALGEGTELSARVQANHHVYSNQENIEGVRFEPGISVDINFITCIGVKLCLDILNMTEPGYRPRLLNDLKQYTLVCNTSDPEIGGEMVEIFSYPLQVTTSLKVGFHSEKCTGQCRYEIKDH, encoded by the coding sequence ATGCTAGAGAATTTTTTTGGGGAAGAAATAGAAAAGACGGTATTCCTTTCGGCGGCGCAGATGAGGGAAGCACACCCGGGGCCAGTGAGAGGAAAATATTTCAAGGACACTGCTATCTTCAATATTTTTCCGCCGGAGCTCTCAGAGCGTGGGGAGTTTTTGGGGCAGATCCTTCCGGAAGGCTTTGAGCCGAACGCCAAAGGTTTTTGCGGGGTCGCAAGACAGGAAAAAATTCAGTTCTATTTTGACGGAAAACCAATCAATGCGGAACCCTATGAATTGCACCAAAATATATTTTCCCGCAACAAAGGTATTTTAGAAACGGATAAAATGGATCACAAACGGGCAGTGATTCTGGGGTGTGGATCAGTTGGAAGCCTCGTAGCAATGGAACTTGCCCGGTCCGGTGTGGGCCATTTTCTGCTTGCTGACCCGGATGTAATGGAATACCACAATATCTGTCGGCACCAGTGTGGTATTGAGGATGTCGGAGACCTTAAGATAAATGCACTGAAGCGTAAGTTGCTGAATATCAATCCTCAAATTGATGTGCAGATATTTGAGGGAATCGTTCAGAACATTCCAAAGGCCATGCTGGATGATTTTTGTGTAAAAGGGGAAACCGTTTTTGTGGGCTGTGCAGATAACCGTGGAGCAGATGTCTACGCAAACCGCATAAGCATTTATTACGGAGCGGCATTTCTCTCGGTCGGATTCTGGGAGCGTGCCTATGCCGGAGAAATTTTCTATCATATCCCGGACAGGGGAATGCCCTGCTACGCATGTGCTTTGGGCGAGGGCACGGAACTTTCGGCACGGGTGCAGGCAAACCATCATGTTTATTCCAATCAGGAGAATATTGAGGGAGTCCGCTTTGAGCCGGGCATCTCAGTGGATATCAATTTTATCACCTGCATCGGAGTGAAATTGTGCCTTGATATCCTGAACATGACGGAGCCGGGCTACCGGCCTCGTTTGCTGAACGATCTGAAGCAGTACACACTGGTGTGCAACACAAGCGACCCAGAGATCGGCGGGGAAATGGTAGAGATATTCAGCTATCCTTTGCAGGTCACCACCTCGCTCAAGGTGGGTTTCCATTCAGAAAAGTGCACAGGACAGTGTCGATATGAAATCAAAGATCATTAA
- a CDS encoding DUF6061 family protein — MKCDARACKFNMDTGCVELLLRDGRKISIDCTGVEDALDVTMAQQTELDYLIYNDPLGYADLILNGNPKEYLRNVAGSHGLEN; from the coding sequence ATGAAGTGCGATGCAAGAGCTTGCAAATTCAACATGGACACCGGCTGCGTGGAGCTGCTGCTCCGGGATGGGAGAAAGATTTCCATCGACTGCACCGGGGTTGAGGATGCACTGGATGTGACTATGGCGCAGCAGACGGAACTGGACTACCTTATCTACAATGACCCACTGGGCTATGCGGATTTGATTCTGAACGGTAATCCGAAGGAATATCTGAGGAATGTGGCTGGAAGTCATGGGTTAGAAAATTAA